The genomic window TTTCGATACGATTGAGAAAGATGACAAGGTCACGATCCGCTACCGGGATGATATGAGCCAGGTGCGAATACCGATCGAGAAGGTTGCGGATGTGGTGAGAGACGGAATGAAGGGCTGGTCCCCATCCTGAGTCACCTGTTTACAAAGTATCAGAGAAACGCAGTGTTCTCTTTGCGTAATCTTTGTACCCTCTTAGACTAAAAACAGTATATAGATCGGGTTTATTTATGGTTAATAAACAAAAACCCGGTACACCTTTATCTGGTATTTAGCATCAATAATTTTCCTTCAACCAATCGGTAAGTTCCTTAATAAATGCCGGTTCGAAGGCAGGGTCAAGGCTTGAGTATTCTGAGACCTGACCGGATTCCGCTGTCTGGAACAGGTGATTGGCAGAGTTAATGGTGAGTATTTTGTGATCAATTCCGGCTTTTTTAAGGCTGCTTTCTATAGGGAACTGGTTGAGGTCCTTAGGTACCTGAGTATCTTTTTCCCCGAACAAAACAAGGGCTGGCACGGAAATATTAACCAGGTCGGTCGTCGGTTCATAGTAGAGCAATGACAGCATCTGGGGGCTCCCATAGGCAGCCCTGAGTCCGGCAGCTTGTCGTTGTACCGCGGTCTCAATATTACCATTGGTCTGGCCGGATGCTTCCATTATCTTTTTCAGCAGATCCGCATAAAATTTATTGTAAGCATCAATCGCCGTATCTGCCGGGGAACCATCTTTTAAAGCTGCCATGATGCCTTCCCGTAACCGGATCTCTTGGTCAATATCTTCAGCTGAAACAATATCAGGATACTGCTGAAGGGTAGGTTCATAAGCCTGTCGGACCTGGAAAGCCAGCAGCTCTCTGGTACTTATTCCGGGTGAGGCCATAAGGATCAGTCCGGCCACATCATTCTTCACCGAAGCTAACTTACCAGCGATCAGGCCGCCCTGGCTATGGCCCAGAAGAATAAATGAATCAAACGCTTGTTCTTCACGGGCTTTAAAATGATTCATGATGACCTCCACATCTGCAGAAAGATCAATCAGAGTTGCATCTGCAAAACTTCCGGTTGATTTTCCGGTCTGACGGTCATCATAACGGAATGTCGGATAGCCTGCTTCGTAGAGTTCTCCGGCAAGAGTTCTGAAGACTTCAAATCCGAAGACATTTACGTCCCGTGGCTGGGCGCCGCTTCCGCTGATTAGAATAATAAGTGGTTTATCAGAAGTCGTTTCGTCATTAATTAGGGTGCCGCCGATCTCAATATCTTCTGCGGAGATCAGCAGATCAGATTCAGGGAAAACCGGTTCGTCAGATGTAGTTAGTAACTGCTTATTCAGGCTGAAAGGGAAAGTGTTAATGCCCTGCCTGAATGTTCCTTCGATAAGACTGTCACTGCTGAAGGTGCCCTCAAAAACTGCCAGTGTCATACCCGCCTGAAATGCCAGGTACACTGAATCGGTATAAACCTCAGTTGTACTGAGCGGGAGTCCATATGCATTCTGCTGAGGGATATTAAGAGAACCGCTCCAGGTTCCGTCGTTACTTGCAAGGGTGAGTTCAACCCTGAGTTGTTGGTTCATCACATTGATAGCACCCTTCCATTCACCTGCAGCCCTGTCCTGGGCATGAACGGTGCTGAGAACAAGCAGTACGGTTGTAAATACTGACAGGCAGATCTTAATCATCAGAGTCCTCCAGTTTTTTAAATAGGATATAAGAATAAACGATCGGAATAACCGCAAGAGGAACAATGACAACTCCGATCACCGTAGAACTGATCACCTCATTACCGCCGAATAATAGCTGTCCCAGAATGAGCATTCCGCCTCCGAGCAGCCATAGTTTGGATCCCAGTCGGTGTGTCTTTTTCCAGACTCTCGGGTCTTCCAGAGTCCAGGGTGTCCGTATGCCAATGAAGTAGTTAGGTTTCACGGAATTCATATAATTACCCAGGATCATAAAGAGCAGCCCGATACCGATAGTGACAAAGGTATTGATATCTACTTGCTTTCCCATTGCGATCAGGACCGTGACGGCATACAAGGCAATAAAGAATAAGGTGATCACCATTCGGATCCCGGCAATAGGTTTCTGAGTGCTCTCAATTTTTCTCTTTGGATCAATTGATGGCAGAAAGACCATTAGAAGATATGTCAGGACCGCAATACCGGGGATCATGATAAGCAACATCCACTTGGGGCCGTAATCATCCGCTTCCCCATGAATATTAAAGTGAGTGGGAACCGTTTCCGGTACCTGCTCCCAAATAAAAGCCGATGCAATGAAAGGGAGGGTTAACAGGATGAGTATGGGCCATTCCTTTTTAAGAGTTTCTGTAGCTTTCATATCAGTCGTTATTTTTTAGTAATTCGACCATCCACTGTGCCGCTTCTTCCAAGCTGGTGGTATTGAGTGAATAATAAATGAACTGTCCGTCCCGCTCTTTTTCCACCAGGTCGGCTTTATTCAAAAGCTCCAGATGATGCGAGATACTTGGTTTGGAGATATCAAAATGCTCAGCGATCTCTCCAGCCGACATATCTTTCGCCTTCAGAAGATCCAGGATCTTCCTCCGGGTCGGGTCATTGAGTGCTTTGAATAGATTATTCATTTAGATAATTAGATAACTTTCTAAATAATAATTAAAAATCAGGAAACTCCAAATTTTTGAATCGGACAGAGGACGTACGACTAATGAGCACCAGATCCGCAGCCACAAACCGCTGAAAATCGAGATACTGTATCATAAAAAAAGCCCGGTCATTTGTTGCCGGGCTTTAACGATCAATGTAGTAAGTAGTTAGTACACAGTACCCTGATATTACATACTAGAATTGGCTATGCCTACGACTCCGCAGGCAATTCTGCTTCCTGCTGCACCGGAAGGTTGTGACATCATATCATCTTCTCCGGCATGAATGATCACACCACGACCGATGATCTCGTTCATAACAATGGTTTCATCCACATACTCAATGGTTCCGATCCCGTCTGCGTCAACAGCAAGATTACCGAGATCTCCCATATGCCTATTGTCCTGATTTGGTGAGCCATGATCATTTTCGATCGGATTAAAGTGACCGCCGGCGCTGGATCCGTCTTCTGCAGAGCAGTCACCATATTGGTGGATGTGGAATCCGTGGAGGCCTTCTTCCAGTCCCTGGAATGTTCCGGTGACTCTGACTCCTTCCGGAGTATTGGTAAAGGTTACCGTACCTGTGACATCATTGTCACCAAGAGTCATTACGGTGGCTGTGGCTTTCTCAATATTTGCCGGACCTTTCATAATGATCTTTTTCTCCACTTCTTTCTGTGTGCAAGCAAAAGTGAAAAGTAATAAGGATAATAAGCTGATTAATTTCTTCATGGGTAATATTTGTTTTCTTGATTTAATAGCTAAACAGGCAGTAAATCGTATTCATTCACTGAATATTTTAGTTCTAAGGCTGCTAAAGAAATTTAGTTCCTCGGTGATCTTCTGATAAGTCGCCGGTTGTTCTTTCTGAATTACTTTTAGGGGTGGTCGTTTGGTCAGGTCTTTAGCGCGAATAAAGACGGGCAATGTGATCAGGCTCAGCACCAGGTATATAAAACCGATTTTCCAACCAACCCCGGTAAGCATCAAAACGGAAAAAATGATCAGATAAAAAAGCGGGAAAAGAACCAGTGCAGCTACAAATTTGATCGAGGCATCAAAAGCATGGTCCTTTACCATATCATAGATCAACTTGCGAAGTGGCTGATAGGGCAGTGCATTATTAAGTAAACTAAAAGTGTATACCGGTGAAAAGATGAGGTCGAACCACTTTGGCTGGACCGGATGATACAGGTCCTTTAGTTCATACCTTGCTTCCTTGGATAGGATAAGCAGTTTTTT from Balneola sp. MJW-20 includes these protein-coding regions:
- a CDS encoding SdpI family protein, with protein sequence MKATETLKKEWPILILLTLPFIASAFIWEQVPETVPTHFNIHGEADDYGPKWMLLIMIPGIAVLTYLLMVFLPSIDPKRKIESTQKPIAGIRMVITLFFIALYAVTVLIAMGKQVDINTFVTIGIGLLFMILGNYMNSVKPNYFIGIRTPWTLEDPRVWKKTHRLGSKLWLLGGGMLILGQLLFGGNEVISSTVIGVVIVPLAVIPIVYSYILFKKLEDSDD
- a CDS encoding autorepressor SdpR family transcription factor — protein: MNNLFKALNDPTRRKILDLLKAKDMSAGEIAEHFDISKPSISHHLELLNKADLVEKERDGQFIYYSLNTTSLEEAAQWMVELLKNND
- a CDS encoding alpha/beta fold hydrolase translates to MIKICLSVFTTVLLVLSTVHAQDRAAGEWKGAINVMNQQLRVELTLASNDGTWSGSLNIPQQNAYGLPLSTTEVYTDSVYLAFQAGMTLAVFEGTFSSDSLIEGTFRQGINTFPFSLNKQLLTTSDEPVFPESDLLISAEDIEIGGTLINDETTSDKPLIILISGSGAQPRDVNVFGFEVFRTLAGELYEAGYPTFRYDDRQTGKSTGSFADATLIDLSADVEVIMNHFKAREEQAFDSFILLGHSQGGLIAGKLASVKNDVAGLILMASPGISTRELLAFQVRQAYEPTLQQYPDIVSAEDIDQEIRLREGIMAALKDGSPADTAIDAYNKFYADLLKKIMEASGQTNGNIETAVQRQAAGLRAAYGSPQMLSLLYYEPTTDLVNISVPALVLFGEKDTQVPKDLNQFPIESSLKKAGIDHKILTINSANHLFQTAESGQVSEYSSLDPAFEPAFIKELTDWLKENY
- a CDS encoding superoxide dismutase family protein — translated: MKKLISLLSLLLFTFACTQKEVEKKIIMKGPANIEKATATVMTLGDNDVTGTVTFTNTPEGVRVTGTFQGLEEGLHGFHIHQYGDCSAEDGSSAGGHFNPIENDHGSPNQDNRHMGDLGNLAVDADGIGTIEYVDETIVMNEIIGRGVIIHAGEDDMMSQPSGAAGSRIACGVVGIANSSM